One window of Campylobacter avium LMG 24591 genomic DNA carries:
- a CDS encoding cysteine hydrolase family protein, protein MKKALVVVDYQNDFIDGSLGFEKAALIKENILSLLKNFNGDFLFTFDTHYEDYLDTREGKNLPILHCQDESLGHKMPSDFDIYLKKARKIFKKQSFGSLELANFIKEEQYKSIEFCGLVSHICVFSNIILAFNAALNAEIVLHQNACASFDDELEEAAFKILKAYGVKILSTTLTPTVT, encoded by the coding sequence ATGAAAAAAGCACTCGTTGTTGTTGATTATCAAAATGACTTTATAGATGGTAGCTTGGGCTTTGAAAAAGCTGCGTTAATAAAAGAAAATATTTTATCCTTGCTTAAAAATTTTAATGGCGATTTTTTATTTACCTTTGATACTCATTATGAGGATTACTTAGATACAAGGGAGGGTAAAAATTTGCCTATCTTGCATTGTCAAGATGAAAGCTTGGGACATAAGATGCCGTCTGATTTTGATATTTATTTAAAAAAGGCTAGAAAAATTTTTAAAAAGCAAAGTTTTGGCAGCTTAGAACTTGCAAATTTTATCAAAGAAGAGCAGTACAAAAGCATAGAATTTTGTGGTTTGGTTTCTCATATTTGCGTATTTAGCAATATCATCTTAGCCTTTAACGCCGCCTTAAATGCAGAAATTGTGTTACATCAAAATGCTTGTGCTAGCTTTGATGATGAGCTAGAAGAAGCAGCTTTTAAGATACTAAAAGCTTATGGGGTTAAAATTTTAAGCACTACTTTGACACCTACCGTAACATAA
- a CDS encoding heavy metal translocating P-type ATPase, whose product MKCKHCNLDFDEAKMIKNDFGSFCCKGCEAVYKLLHSKGWQDFYKLRSNTELEPVSTEEYNKNYDNFVRKNEDGFCEIYLYISNIHCSACIWLNEKILNEEAGVLEATVNLATHKAKVVYDDSLISLDKILQLISCIGYKASAYDPLKQEIKSTELKREFYAKLIVAIACVMNIMWIAIAKYAGLFSGMQSDIKDILNFAEFILCTPVLFYTGSSFYKSAYTALKFKQINMDFLVISGASLAYAYSLWAMFARFPNVYFDSVAMIICFVFVGKYLEVLSKKYASDTMDGLNEFLLSKIFVYDGKDFVPKDVYAVNVGELVRLRAGDKILIDGLCVEGEASVDTSSLNGENEALLLKKDSIVNSACTVIDGHVVYKTTSLYKDSKLSQIVSLLEEAQNNKPKIQALVEKINTKFSRTVLFLAFLCFCFWFFYKEAGFELSLINAISVLIISCPCALALATPISTLSALFSALKMKILFKNPNSIEELSKCTVGVFDKTGVLTDSNLKISKSKLNDKLNLNELLSFISLSKHPLSNSLRQFLLEKDAKFIDMKFEDVKELRAKGIKARLGKDSFLGGNLYFIKENNITCSYEIKDTHFIFAKNGEILAIFEFQSSIKEGAKRLLSYLKSLNIKILMLTGDNEKAAAKIAKELDIREFKANCLPQDKMNVIKELNQKEKVFFVGDGINDALALKVATVSFSLKNGSDIAMENSDVLLLKSDLKSVENSLKLAKKTYKIIKQNLTFSLCYNALSITLAFLGLINPLIAAASMSFSSLVVILNSLRIKNK is encoded by the coding sequence ATGAAATGCAAACACTGTAACTTAGATTTTGATGAAGCTAAGATGATAAAAAATGATTTTGGAAGCTTTTGCTGTAAGGGCTGTGAGGCTGTTTATAAGCTGCTTCACTCAAAAGGCTGGCAAGATTTTTACAAACTTCGCTCAAACACCGAACTAGAACCCGTAAGCACAGAAGAATACAATAAAAATTATGATAATTTTGTTAGAAAAAATGAGGACGGTTTTTGCGAAATTTATCTTTACATAAGCAATATACATTGTTCTGCTTGTATCTGGCTTAATGAGAAAATTTTAAACGAAGAAGCTGGGGTTTTAGAAGCAACAGTAAATTTAGCAACGCACAAAGCAAAGGTTGTGTATGATGATAGCTTGATTAGTCTAGATAAAATCTTACAGCTAATATCTTGCATAGGCTATAAAGCTAGCGCATATGATCCTTTAAAACAAGAGATAAAAAGCACAGAACTTAAGAGAGAATTTTACGCAAAACTCATAGTAGCCATAGCTTGCGTGATGAATATCATGTGGATAGCAATAGCAAAATACGCTGGGCTTTTTAGCGGCATGCAAAGCGACATTAAAGATATCTTGAATTTTGCTGAGTTTATCTTATGTACTCCTGTGCTTTTTTACACCGGTTCTAGCTTTTATAAAAGTGCTTATACTGCTTTGAAATTTAAGCAAATCAATATGGATTTTCTAGTAATTAGCGGGGCTAGCTTAGCCTACGCATACTCCTTGTGGGCGATGTTTGCGAGGTTTCCTAATGTGTATTTTGATTCCGTTGCTATGATAATTTGCTTCGTTTTTGTAGGAAAATACTTAGAGGTGCTAAGCAAAAAATACGCAAGCGATACCATGGACGGCTTAAATGAGTTTTTGCTTTCTAAAATTTTTGTTTATGATGGCAAGGATTTTGTCCCAAAAGATGTGTATGCGGTTAATGTGGGAGAGCTTGTAAGGCTCAGGGCTGGGGATAAAATTCTAATAGATGGACTTTGTGTAGAAGGTGAAGCAAGCGTGGATACTTCAAGCCTAAACGGAGAGAATGAAGCGCTTTTACTAAAAAAAGATAGCATTGTAAACTCAGCTTGCACAGTGATTGATGGTCATGTAGTGTATAAAACAACAAGTCTTTATAAGGATTCTAAGCTAAGCCAAATCGTGTCTTTACTAGAGGAAGCCCAAAACAATAAGCCTAAAATTCAAGCTCTAGTTGAAAAAATCAATACAAAATTTTCACGCACAGTGCTTTTTTTGGCATTTTTATGCTTCTGTTTTTGGTTTTTTTACAAAGAAGCTGGCTTTGAGTTGTCTTTAATCAATGCTATATCTGTGCTTATAATATCTTGTCCTTGCGCCTTGGCTCTGGCAACGCCTATTAGCACACTTAGCGCCTTATTTTCTGCTTTAAAAATGAAAATTTTGTTTAAAAACCCAAATTCCATAGAAGAGTTATCAAAATGCACCGTGGGCGTGTTTGACAAAACGGGAGTGCTTACTGATAGCAATCTTAAAATTTCAAAATCAAAGCTTAACGATAAATTAAATTTAAACGAGCTTTTAAGCTTTATAAGCCTTTCAAAACATCCTTTGAGCAATTCCTTAAGGCAGTTTCTACTAGAAAAAGACGCAAAATTTATAGATATGAAATTCGAAGATGTTAAGGAATTAAGAGCAAAAGGAATTAAGGCAAGGCTTGGGAAAGACAGCTTTTTGGGCGGAAATTTGTATTTTATTAAAGAAAACAACATAACTTGTTCTTATGAAATAAAAGATACTCATTTTATCTTTGCTAAAAATGGCGAAATTCTAGCTATCTTTGAATTTCAAAGCAGCATAAAAGAGGGAGCAAAGAGGCTTTTATCTTACTTAAAATCCTTAAACATAAAAATTCTAATGCTAACCGGCGATAATGAAAAAGCGGCCGCCAAGATAGCTAAGGAGCTTGATATAAGGGAATTTAAGGCAAACTGTTTGCCCCAAGACAAGATGAATGTTATAAAAGAGCTTAATCAAAAAGAAAAGGTGTTTTTTGTGGGCGACGGTATAAATGACGCACTAGCTTTAAAGGTGGCCACTGTGTCCTTTTCTCTTAAAAATGGCTCTGATATAGCCATGGAAAATAGCGATGTTTTGCTGCTTAAAAGTGATTTAAAAAGCGTAGAAAACTCACTTAAACTAGCTAAAAAAACATACAAAATCATAAAACAAAATTTAACTTTTTCCCTGTGTTATAATGCACTTAGCATTACTCTTGCATTTTTGGGCTTGATAAACCCCCTAATAGCCGCTGCTTCGATGTCTTTTAGCAGCCTGGTAGTTATCTTAAATTCTTTAAGGATAAAAAATAAATAA
- a CDS encoding 5'-methylthioadenosine/adenosylhomocysteine nucleosidase: MRLAILGAMPEEISPLLDVLKDYEKVEYANNTYYISSYKNHELILAYSKIGKVNSSLSAAVLIEKFKAQKLLFTGVAGAFNPELEIGDLLYATKLVQYDLDITAFGHPLGFVPGNEIFIKTDEALNEIALQSAKDLKVELKSGIIATGDEFICDEKKKARIREIFNADACEMEGASVALVCDALKIPCFILRAISDKAGEKAEFDFDEFVVNSAKISANFILKMCEKI, from the coding sequence ATGAGATTAGCTATTTTGGGCGCTATGCCAGAGGAGATAAGTCCTTTACTTGATGTTTTAAAAGATTATGAAAAAGTGGAGTATGCTAACAATACTTATTATATCTCATCTTATAAAAACCACGAGCTGATACTTGCGTATTCTAAGATAGGTAAGGTAAATTCAAGCCTTAGTGCGGCTGTTTTGATAGAGAAATTCAAAGCGCAAAAGCTTTTATTTACCGGCGTTGCTGGTGCTTTTAACCCAGAGCTTGAAATAGGGGACTTGCTTTATGCTACAAAGCTAGTTCAATACGACCTAGACATAACAGCCTTTGGTCATCCTTTAGGTTTTGTTCCGGGAAATGAAATTTTTATAAAAACAGATGAAGCTTTAAATGAAATAGCCTTGCAAAGTGCAAAAGATTTAAAAGTGGAGTTAAAATCCGGCATTATCGCTACCGGAGATGAATTTATTTGCGATGAAAAGAAAAAGGCTAGGATTAGAGAAATTTTCAATGCAGACGCTTGTGAAATGGAAGGAGCCTCGGTAGCCTTGGTTTGCGATGCTTTAAAAATTCCTTGCTTTATACTAAGGGCCATTAGCGATAAGGCTGGGGAAAAAGCTGAATTTGATTTTGATGAATTTGTGGTAAATTCGGCTAAAATTTCTGCAAATTTTATACTTAAAATGTGTGAAAAGATATGA
- the rfaD gene encoding ADP-glyceromanno-heptose 6-epimerase, producing MRILISGGAGFIGSNLALSLQDEHEILIIDKMQGAEYFENGNLKSLGHFKNLLDFHGSLFVADICDEIFLEKIKDFKPDVIFHKAAISDTTVYNQNEVLKTNLNNFEALIKLCIDLNIKLIYASSASVYGDAKSPQTVDIDERPKNPYAFSKLMMDRLCQRYEKELHIVGLRYFNVYGEGEFYKGKTASTILQFALQILSNKAPRLFEGSDKIYRDFVYIKDVVNANLMALDAKSGIYNVGSGVARSFQDIADILQKELETNFACEYFANPYTKNYQFHTQAKLDKSFAYEPKFSLESGISSYLPHIKLFAKENNA from the coding sequence ATGAGAATTTTAATAAGCGGCGGGGCTGGTTTTATAGGCTCAAATTTGGCTTTGAGCTTGCAAGATGAACACGAAATTTTAATCATTGATAAAATGCAAGGTGCTGAGTATTTTGAGAATGGAAATTTAAAAAGTTTGGGGCATTTTAAGAATTTATTAGACTTTCATGGTTCTTTGTTTGTAGCTGATATTTGCGATGAAATTTTTTTAGAAAAGATAAAAGATTTTAAGCCAGATGTAATCTTTCACAAGGCCGCGATTTCTGACACCACAGTTTATAATCAAAATGAAGTTTTAAAAACAAATTTAAATAATTTTGAAGCCTTGATTAAGCTTTGCATAGACTTAAATATCAAGCTTATTTACGCTAGCTCGGCTTCAGTTTATGGAGATGCAAAAAGTCCTCAAACTGTTGATATAGATGAAAGGCCGAAAAATCCTTATGCTTTTTCAAAGCTTATGATGGATAGGCTTTGTCAAAGGTATGAAAAAGAGCTTCATATAGTCGGCCTTAGGTATTTTAATGTTTATGGAGAGGGCGAATTTTATAAGGGCAAGACAGCTTCTACAATCTTGCAATTTGCTTTGCAAATTTTGTCAAATAAGGCTCCTAGGCTTTTTGAGGGAAGCGATAAAATTTATAGAGACTTTGTGTATATTAAGGATGTTGTTAATGCAAATTTAATGGCACTTGATGCTAAGAGCGGGATTTATAATGTGGGAAGTGGCGTGGCTAGGAGCTTCCAAGATATAGCTGATATCTTGCAAAAAGAGCTTGAAACAAATTTTGCTTGCGAGTATTTTGCTAATCCTTACACGAAAAATTACCAATTCCACACCCAAGCCAAGCTGGATAAAAGCTTTGCGTATGAGCCTAAATTTAGCCTTGAAAGCGGCATAAGCTCTTATTTGCCACACATAAAGTTATTTGCAAAGGAAAATAATGCTTGA
- the rfaE1 gene encoding D-glycero-beta-D-manno-heptose-7-phosphate kinase, with translation MLDFLSSKRPKILVVGDLMIDNYIWCDCTKVSPEAPVLVMNTKKQDKRLGGAANVYANLEALGADVLALSVVGNDENGAFLKKSLKGLILLEDEKKTSLKTRILSHSQQVLRIDDETVCDTKLEEELLFGFNKMLKELDAIVLSDYGKGVLTHRICACIIQKANEREIPVLVDPKGDDYSKYSGATLLTPNKKEAMQALKFNSLNEENLEEAIVELKDRFKLKFSMITLSEAGIAIYDDKLHIIPAKAREVFDVTGAGDSVISVMAFCMALKVPLLKACEIANKAAAVVVSKIGSATVSFDEIRKFEKNDFEEKIKSKEEVQNILKDKTNIVFSNGCFDILHFGHIKYLQKAKNLGDILVIGLNSDASVKRLKGEQRPINSQFHRASMLASLYFVDFVVIFDEDTPYELIKALKPDILVKGADYVSKEVVGADLVKRVELIKFEDGFSTTSIIERIKSE, from the coding sequence ATGCTTGATTTTTTAAGCTCTAAAAGGCCTAAAATTTTAGTTGTTGGCGATTTGATGATTGATAATTATATTTGGTGCGATTGCACTAAGGTAAGCCCTGAAGCACCGGTTTTGGTTATGAACACCAAAAAGCAAGATAAAAGATTGGGCGGTGCGGCAAATGTGTATGCGAATTTAGAAGCTCTTGGTGCTGATGTTCTGGCCTTAAGCGTGGTTGGAAACGACGAAAATGGGGCATTTTTAAAGAAAAGCTTAAAGGGCTTGATACTGCTTGAAGATGAGAAAAAAACATCTTTAAAGACTAGAATTTTGTCTCATTCTCAGCAAGTTTTGCGTATAGATGATGAGACTGTTTGTGATACGAAGCTAGAAGAAGAGCTTTTATTTGGCTTTAATAAAATGCTAAAAGAGCTTGACGCTATAGTTTTAAGTGATTATGGCAAGGGAGTTTTAACGCATAGAATTTGTGCTTGTATAATACAAAAGGCAAATGAGCGTGAAATTCCAGTCCTAGTTGACCCTAAGGGCGATGATTATAGCAAGTATAGCGGTGCTACCTTGCTTACTCCTAATAAAAAGGAAGCTATGCAAGCACTGAAATTTAACTCTTTAAATGAGGAGAATTTAGAAGAAGCCATAGTGGAGCTTAAGGATAGGTTTAAGCTTAAATTCTCTATGATTACCCTTTCTGAAGCCGGCATAGCTATATACGATGACAAGCTGCACATCATACCTGCTAAGGCTAGGGAGGTATTTGATGTAACTGGTGCTGGCGATAGCGTGATTTCTGTAATGGCATTTTGCATGGCTTTAAAGGTGCCGCTTTTAAAGGCTTGTGAAATAGCAAATAAAGCCGCAGCAGTTGTGGTAAGCAAGATAGGCTCGGCTACCGTTAGCTTTGATGAGATAAGAAAATTTGAGAAAAATGACTTTGAGGAAAAGATTAAAAGCAAAGAGGAAGTGCAAAACATACTTAAAGATAAAACAAATATAGTTTTTAGCAATGGTTGCTTTGACATCTTGCATTTTGGGCATATAAAATACCTGCAAAAGGCTAAAAATTTGGGCGATATTTTAGTTATCGGTCTTAATTCTGATGCTAGTGTTAAAAGGCTAAAAGGAGAACAAAGACCTATAAATTCGCAGTTTCACAGAGCCTCTATGCTGGCGTCTTTGTATTTTGTGGATTTTGTGGTGATTTTTGATGAGGATACTCCGTATGAGCTCATAAAGGCTTTAAAACCTGATATCTTGGTAAAAGGTGCTGATTATGTGTCCAAAGAAGTTGTTGGTGCTGATTTGGTAAAAAGGGTAGAGCTGATAAAATTTGAGGATGGCTTTAGCACCACAAGCATTATAGAAAGGATAAAGAGCGAGTAA
- a CDS encoding hemolysin family protein, producing the protein MDPSQSIVATTNVAVNSSLDLTYSSFMIILALVFVLLNGFFVLSEFSIIKVRRSKLEEFVKEKRVNAKMALEVSSKLDTYLSACQLGITLSSLALGWIGEPAIAKVLEYWLSPLSLPAALIHTIAFVIAFTLITLLHVVIGELVPKSVAIAIADKTVLIVARPLHIFWLLFLPFIKTFDFLASICLKMIGIRPASESELAHSEEEIKIIASESQKGGVLDEFETELIRNAVDFSDTVAKEVMTPRKDMICLSKSKSYEENMQVVYESKHTRFPYIDGSKDNILGIIHIRDVVQNELSKDKKKTLDDFIRPIFLVPENLSISKIILRMNQERTHTALVIDEYGGTAGIITMEDIMEEIFGDIKDEHSQDEPYKKLTDDVYEFKGRSDIETVEELLLIKYPEDLEQVTIGGYVFNLLGRLPVVGDRIDDELCYYEIKAMQGNSVEKVKVVKKK; encoded by the coding sequence TTGGACCCCAGTCAGAGTATTGTAGCAACTACAAATGTCGCGGTGAATTCTAGTTTGGACTTAACTTATTCTTCTTTTATGATTATCCTAGCTCTTGTTTTTGTCCTTTTAAATGGCTTTTTTGTTCTTTCTGAATTTAGCATTATCAAGGTTCGCAGGTCAAAACTTGAAGAATTCGTGAAAGAAAAAAGAGTAAATGCTAAAATGGCTCTTGAAGTTTCATCAAAGCTTGATACTTATTTAAGCGCTTGTCAGCTTGGTATAACACTGAGTTCCCTAGCACTTGGTTGGATAGGAGAACCAGCCATTGCCAAGGTGCTTGAGTATTGGTTATCTCCTCTTTCTTTGCCAGCAGCTTTAATCCACACCATAGCCTTTGTTATAGCCTTTACCTTAATCACACTTTTACACGTAGTAATTGGTGAGCTAGTGCCAAAAAGCGTGGCTATAGCGATAGCCGATAAGACCGTTTTAATCGTCGCAAGGCCTTTGCATATATTTTGGTTGCTTTTTTTGCCATTTATAAAAACCTTTGATTTTCTAGCTTCCATTTGTCTTAAGATGATAGGCATCAGGCCTGCTAGTGAAAGCGAGCTGGCACATTCTGAAGAAGAGATTAAAATTATAGCCTCGGAAAGCCAAAAGGGCGGCGTGTTGGATGAATTTGAAACCGAGCTTATAAGAAATGCTGTTGATTTTTCCGACACTGTTGCTAAGGAGGTTATGACGCCTAGAAAAGATATGATTTGTCTTAGCAAGTCTAAAAGCTATGAGGAAAATATGCAAGTAGTTTATGAGAGCAAGCATACTAGGTTTCCTTATATAGACGGTTCAAAAGATAATATTTTAGGCATTATTCATATAAGAGATGTGGTTCAAAATGAGCTTAGCAAGGACAAGAAAAAGACTTTGGATGATTTTATTAGACCTATATTTTTAGTGCCCGAGAATTTAAGTATCTCTAAAATCATACTCAGAATGAATCAAGAAAGAACCCACACCGCCTTGGTTATAGATGAATACGGTGGCACGGCCGGCATTATCACCATGGAAGATATTATGGAGGAAATTTTTGGCGATATAAAAGATGAGCATAGCCAAGATGAACCTTATAAAAAGCTTACAGATGATGTATATGAATTTAAAGGCCGTAGTGATATAGAAACTGTTGAGGAGTTGTTGCTCATTAAATATCCTGAGGATTTAGAACAAGTTACTATAGGTGGTTATGTTTTTAATCTTTTGGGTCGCTTGCCTGTGGTTGGCGATAGGATAGATGATGAACTTTGCTATTATGAAATTAAGGCTATGCAAGGAAATAGCGTGGAAAAGGTCAAGGTGGTAAAAAAGAAATAA
- a CDS encoding ATP-binding protein, whose protein sequence is MINLSKRLIRQVAQANAKYSLIQDKDRVLLGLSGGKDSLALAHLLNRMQKHAPFSFELKAVTLSYGMGEDYTNLSKHCKEHGIDHEVIDSNIYEISGDTIRKNSSFCSYFSRMRRGALYTYALENGFNKLAIAHHLDDAAESFFMNFIHNGALRTLAPIYTSKRGVVVIRPLIFVRERQLIDNAVSNSLQVIGNEFCPGMKLSERNVKFPHARQEAKELLASMEKENPKLFTSLKSAFENIHKDSFFKAV, encoded by the coding sequence ATGATAAATTTAAGCAAGAGATTGATTAGGCAAGTAGCGCAGGCAAACGCTAAGTATTCTTTGATACAAGATAAGGACAGGGTTCTTTTGGGACTTAGCGGAGGCAAAGATTCTCTAGCTTTAGCGCACTTGTTAAATAGAATGCAAAAACACGCCCCATTTTCTTTCGAGCTTAAGGCTGTTACCTTGAGTTATGGTATGGGAGAGGATTATACCAATCTTAGCAAGCACTGCAAGGAACACGGCATAGACCATGAGGTTATAGATTCAAACATATATGAAATTTCAGGCGATACCATACGAAAAAACTCAAGTTTTTGTAGTTATTTTTCACGTATGCGAAGGGGTGCTTTATACACTTATGCTTTAGAAAATGGCTTTAACAAGCTAGCCATAGCACACCATCTAGATGATGCTGCGGAAAGCTTTTTTATGAATTTTATACATAACGGTGCTTTAAGAACGCTAGCTCCTATTTATACTAGCAAAAGAGGGGTTGTTGTTATAAGACCTTTAATCTTTGTTAGGGAAAGACAGCTAATAGACAATGCCGTGTCAAATTCCTTGCAAGTTATAGGAAATGAATTTTGTCCTGGTATGAAGTTAAGCGAAAGAAATGTTAAATTCCCGCACGCAAGACAGGAAGCAAAAGAGCTTTTAGCAAGCATGGAAAAAGAAAATCCAAAGCTTTTTACCAGCTTAAAATCAGCCTTTGAAAACATACACAAGGACAGTTTTTTTAAAGCTGTGTGA
- a CDS encoding cbb3-type cytochrome oxidase assembly protein — MNAVIMLMLGVSIFIFFIALTSLLWGIKNKQFDDDYKFTSLNDSEEALQEAIRMEEKKKELLKRKKSS, encoded by the coding sequence ATGAATGCTGTTATAATGCTAATGCTTGGCGTGTCGATATTTATATTTTTTATAGCTTTAACATCCTTGCTTTGGGGGATAAAAAATAAACAGTTTGACGATGATTACAAATTCACAAGCCTAAACGACAGCGAGGAGGCTTTGCAAGAAGCCATAAGAATGGAGGAAAAGAAAAAAGAGCTCTTAAAAAGAAAAAAGAGCTCTTAG
- a CDS encoding capsular polysaccharide synthesis protein, whose translation MLNKLFYNEFFYRLARALVPFKRIRKKIKEHIRYKIDHPKICAYMSKNYVEPFSKGELEHFSFERKKDLKDEKVLWVFWHSGKENAPLIAQECFLAMQKYMSEYKIIFLDEKNLKEYISFPNFIYEKIEKNFFGEKTITFFSDLLRLALLHTYGGVWLDATIFLSAKIPNDLLKKDFFVFERGKKPSKDELEKVLHSRYFAYSYFNYNDDFKVKMFSAFIIAKSKNPFISAMLDILMAYWQKDEGKHHFYFLIHIVYELLKEKGFKNENYHISDFELHLLQFHALDFYDEELWQEIQSKSFVHKLTYFKDIKENSMINKIVLEQ comes from the coding sequence ATGCTAAACAAGCTTTTTTACAACGAATTTTTTTATCGTCTAGCTAGGGCTTTAGTGCCTTTTAAAAGAATTAGAAAAAAAATAAAAGAGCACATAAGATATAAGATAGATCATCCTAAAATTTGTGCTTATATGTCTAAAAACTATGTAGAGCCTTTTTCTAAGGGCGAGTTAGAGCATTTTAGCTTTGAAAGAAAAAAGGATTTGAAAGATGAAAAAGTGCTTTGGGTGTTTTGGCACAGCGGCAAGGAAAATGCACCTCTAATAGCACAAGAATGCTTTTTAGCAATGCAAAAATATATGAGCGAGTACAAAATCATCTTTTTAGATGAAAAAAATTTAAAAGAATATATAAGTTTTCCAAATTTTATTTATGAAAAAATAGAAAAGAACTTTTTTGGAGAAAAAACTATAACTTTTTTTTCAGACCTGCTAAGACTTGCTTTACTGCATACTTATGGTGGAGTTTGGCTGGATGCTACCATCTTTTTAAGCGCTAAAATTCCAAATGACTTGCTAAAAAAAGACTTTTTTGTCTTTGAAAGAGGAAAAAAACCTAGCAAAGATGAACTTGAAAAAGTGCTTCATAGTAGGTATTTTGCTTACTCATATTTTAACTACAATGATGATTTTAAGGTAAAAATGTTTTCAGCCTTCATCATAGCTAAAAGTAAAAATCCTTTCATATCCGCTATGCTAGATATTTTAATGGCTTATTGGCAAAAAGATGAGGGCAAACATCATTTTTACTTTCTAATACACATAGTATATGAGCTCTTAAAAGAAAAAGGCTTTAAAAACGAAAACTATCATATAAGTGATTTTGAGCTTCATCTTTTGCAGTTTCACGCCTTAGATTTTTATGATGAAGAGCTTTGGCAAGAAATACAAAGTAAAAGTTTCGTGCATAAGCTAACTTATTTTAAAGACATAAAAGAAAATTCTATGATAAATAAAATAGTGCTTGAGCAATAA
- a CDS encoding D-glycero-alpha-D-manno-heptose-1,7-bisphosphate 7-phosphatase translates to MKAKALFLDRDGVINVDKKYVHKIEDFEFFDEIFELCELFLKKSYLIFVVTNQSGIARGYYTESDFQKLTSFMCAEFLKRGIKISKVYHCPHLQGCSCRKPEAGMLLKAKAEFDINMSESTMIGDNLSDMQAGKKAGLKDLFLLNEDESLKDDFYKKFANLAQLLAYLKGNK, encoded by the coding sequence ATGAAAGCAAAAGCATTATTTTTAGACAGAGACGGTGTTATAAATGTGGATAAAAAATATGTTCACAAGATAGAGGATTTTGAATTTTTTGATGAAATCTTTGAGCTTTGTGAGCTTTTTTTAAAAAAATCCTACCTAATTTTTGTGGTAACGAACCAATCAGGCATAGCAAGAGGGTATTACACTGAAAGCGATTTTCAAAAACTAACTTCTTTTATGTGTGCTGAGTTTTTAAAAAGGGGTATAAAGATAAGCAAGGTCTATCATTGCCCGCATTTACAAGGTTGTTCATGCAGAAAGCCAGAAGCAGGAATGCTTTTAAAGGCAAAGGCTGAATTTGATATAAATATGAGCGAATCTACAATGATAGGTGATAATCTAAGCGACATGCAAGCGGGAAAAAAGGCCGGGCTTAAGGACTTGTTTTTACTAAATGAAGATGAGAGCTTAAAAGATGATTTTTATAAAAAATTTGCTAATCTAGCACAGTTATTAGCGTATCTAAAGGGAAATAAATGA